A window from Cydia amplana chromosome 12, ilCydAmpl1.1, whole genome shotgun sequence encodes these proteins:
- the LOC134652736 gene encoding uncharacterized protein LOC134652736 → MLNSPTKRLPTQSEDTHGISKTVFTHVSRLHGLLNDWIRVRDKGTKLCKAVIALKLHECTNDYYPHQLQPLTDSLMEVLESLNDIIEGVAVINKQLQALAKLQQVAQPVILTWTAKDISENVIEVFTTLQQEYRLKSVVTENIAHCRDEKLLDMYATAWEFDTYFRVDSTAYLFSEGCLVTHTWAEAKHRL, encoded by the exons ATGCTCAATTCTCCTACTAAAA gattaCCGACGCAAAGTGAAGATACGCACGGAATTTCAAAGACAGTATTTACTCACGTATCTCGTCTACATGGGCTTCTAAATGACTGGATCAGAGTGCGCGACAAGGGAACCAAGTTGTGTAAAGCGGTGATCGCACTTAAACTACACGAGTGCACCAATGATTACTATCCTCACCAGTTACAACCGCTTACTGATAGTCTGATGGAAGTTTTGGAAAGTCTAAACGATATAATCGAAG GGGTAGCTGTCATAAATAAGCAATTGCAAGCTTTAGCTAAGCTACAGCAGGTGGCACAACCTGTCATATTGACTTGGACCGCAAAGGATATTTCAGAAAATGTGATTGAAGTATTTACCACCCTGCAGCAAGAATACAGGCTTAAATCTGTTGTCACAG AAAACATAGCACATTGCAGAGATGAAAAACTATTAGACATGTATGCCACAGCATGGGAATTTGACACTTATTTTCGTGTGGACTCTACCGCCTACTTATTTTCTGAA GGCTGTCTCGTCACACATACGTGGGCTGAGGCTAAACATCGCCTCTAG
- the LOC134652603 gene encoding DNA-directed RNA polymerase II subunit Rpb4: protein MSGPIQDVIEEDAADLRFPKEFENAETLLISEVDMLLEHRKAQNESAEEEQEFSEVFMKTLTYTNMFKKFKNKETITAVRNLLQVKKLHKFEIASLANLCPETPEEAKALIPSLEGRIEDEELRILLDDIQTKRSLQY, encoded by the exons ATGTCTGGACCAATACAAGATGTTATTGAGGAAGACGCTGCCGATTTACGGTTTCCGAAAG AGTTTGAAAATGCAGAGACGTTGCTGATATCTGAAGTAGACATGTTATTGGAGCACAGAAAGGCACAGAATGAGTCGGCCGAGGAGGAACAAGAATTCTCAGAAGTATTTATGAAAACACTAACCTACACTAACATGTTCAAGAAGTTTAAGAATAAAGAAACTATTACAGCAGTCAGGAA CCTTCTACAAGTAAAAAAGTTACACAAATTTGAAATAGCAAGTTTAGCAAACTTGTGCCCGGAGACCCCTGAAGAAGCAAAAGCACTAATACCATCACTAGAAGGACGAATAGAGGATGAAGAACTTAGAATATTGTTAGATGACATACAGACCAAACGCAGTTTACAGTattga
- the LOC134652737 gene encoding glucocorticoid-induced transcript 1 protein-like — protein sequence MSGRVRNKSDCPVGKQGPMRATLPVSSVMKGGGLKKSTGNSPTLSPTNVWRRISPDHALSGQRSPGAVNYKGKGRFGASVIRRTASLDTLYHKGQWSRDYYLHAGQLQVDKSTQTDEGGGASGRSSRGSDDDKLDRFLRSRLQRPHKPATSDSAHSMSPGFWSRFGSGSVPLRAARSSVEGLNQEIERLVLYPASGTQTPHLDRLKDKVTPEGHRAPLAELLRRSVNTQTPHDLCHTAHSSGGSVCSSPDLDGGKLGTSPQINRFLAREPPDGCEKVNMKGCESSYPEPLAMPVAGPAVPGFTLRPSLGSAFQPLHAAAEPAPGDH from the exons CCGGTGTCGTCGGTGATGAAGGGCGGCGGGCTGAAGAAGAGCACCGGCAACAGCCCGACGCTGTCGCCCACGAACGTGTGGCGGCGGATATCGCCGGATCACGCCCTCTCCGGCCAGCGCAGTCCTGGCGCGGTTAACTATAAAG GTAAAGGGAGGTTTGGCGCGAGTGTCATCAGACGCACAGCTTCATTGGACACACTGTACCACAAAGGCCAGTGGTCACGGGACTACTATCTACATGCAGGACAGCTACAAGTCGACAAATCTACTCaa ACTGACGAAGGCGGCGGAGCATCGGGACGGTCTTCAAGAGGGTCAGACGACGACAAACTGGACAGATTCCTGCGCAGCCGTCTGCAGCGGCCGCACAAACCTGCTACCTCAGACTCGGCGCACTCCATGAGCCCTGgatttt GGTCACGTTTCGGTAGCGGAAGCGTGCCGCTAAGGGCGGCGCGATCGTCCGTGGAAGGTCTCAACCAGGAGATCGAGCGACTGGTCCTATACCCGGCCAGCGGCACCCAGACACCGCATCTCGACCGGCTAAAAGACAAG GTGACGCCTGAAGGCCATCGCGCTCCGCTAGCCGAGCTCCTCAGACGCTCCGTCAACACCCAAACACCGCACGACCTTTGCCATACTGCACACTCATCAG GCGGTAGTGTATGTTCGTCTCCGGACCTGGACGGGGGCAAGCTCGGCACGTCTCCACAGATAAACCGCTTCCTCGCCCGCGAACCGCCAGATGGCTGTGAAAAG GTGAACATGAAGGGGTGCGAGAGCTCGTACCCGGAGCCTCTGGCGATGCCGGTGGCGGGGCCCGCCGTGCCCGGTTTCACGCTGCGCCCGTCGCTAGGCTCCGCCTTCCAGCCGCTGCACGCCGCCGCCGAGCCCGCGCCCGGCGACCACTGA